One segment of Agrococcus sp. ProA11 DNA contains the following:
- a CDS encoding alpha/beta fold hydrolase, with the protein MHLVFAHGSGQVGRDAFPQQATAFPDAEFPVLAGYGDDGPTVGDVAVAAQSLAMRGAEADGVVGVGYGGVIAAMAACMEQPAALVLIEPALFQLARGRPATAALIERVEPLYLDAARSDEDFGQCLVHELEDWDPTARVSPDGLRWSRRSRLHGAPWRHPIDTGCLAETPMLVLTGGWRTEFEEVAAALVELGAQHEVLGGDGHRVTEHPACSERIRAFVESV; encoded by the coding sequence GTGCATCTCGTCTTCGCCCACGGCTCGGGCCAGGTCGGCCGCGACGCGTTCCCGCAGCAGGCCACCGCGTTCCCGGACGCCGAGTTCCCCGTGCTCGCCGGGTACGGCGACGACGGGCCGACCGTGGGCGACGTGGCCGTGGCGGCGCAGTCGCTCGCGATGCGCGGCGCGGAGGCCGACGGCGTGGTCGGCGTCGGCTACGGAGGGGTCATCGCGGCGATGGCCGCGTGCATGGAGCAGCCCGCGGCGCTCGTCCTGATCGAGCCGGCGCTCTTCCAGCTCGCGCGCGGCCGGCCGGCGACGGCAGCGCTGATCGAGCGGGTCGAGCCGCTCTACCTCGATGCTGCGCGCTCCGACGAGGACTTCGGGCAGTGCCTGGTGCACGAGCTGGAGGATTGGGACCCGACAGCGCGCGTCTCGCCCGACGGGCTCCGGTGGTCGCGCCGCTCCCGGCTGCACGGCGCACCATGGCGGCATCCCATCGACACCGGGTGCCTTGCCGAGACGCCGATGCTCGTGCTCACCGGCGGCTGGCGCACCGAGTTCGAAGAGGTCGCGGCTGCGCTCGTCGAGCTCGGCGCCCAGCACGAGGTGCTGGGCGGCGACGGTCACCGCGTGACCGAGCATCCCGCGTGCTCCGAGCGCATCCGCGCCTTCGTCGAATCCGTCTGA
- a CDS encoding Rv2578c family radical SAM protein: MRWEGQTATHVDADALPGLEERSSVLEQWPTPGFDGASFLEVTAKSALNRVPGDGFMGGSWTINPYRGCQHACRYCFARNTHTYLDLDAGADFDSRIVVKANVVEVLERELAGPRREVDAVQLGTNTDPYQRAEGRYRLMPGMLRALARHGASISILTKGTLLRRDLPLVAAIARDVPVSVAMSIAIFDDELQQQVEPGTPTTRSRLETVRAVRDAGLDCSVFAMPVLPGLTDTREHLERAFASIAEAGATSAIATSLHLRPGAREWYLAWLRKAHPHLEPLYGRIYGRGAYASRDYREWLRARIRPLLRQHGLAPVRTISGTGLAAPPPRARQLPSTSERVPVPTLF; encoded by the coding sequence ATGCGATGGGAAGGGCAGACGGCAACGCACGTCGACGCCGATGCGTTGCCGGGGCTGGAGGAGCGATCGAGCGTGCTGGAGCAGTGGCCGACGCCCGGCTTCGACGGCGCGTCGTTCCTCGAAGTGACCGCGAAGAGCGCGCTCAATCGGGTGCCCGGCGACGGCTTCATGGGCGGCTCCTGGACGATCAATCCCTATCGCGGCTGCCAGCACGCGTGCCGCTACTGCTTCGCCCGCAACACGCACACCTACCTCGACCTCGATGCCGGTGCCGACTTCGACTCCCGCATCGTCGTGAAGGCGAACGTCGTCGAGGTGCTCGAGCGCGAGCTCGCGGGCCCGCGGCGCGAGGTCGACGCGGTGCAGCTGGGCACCAACACCGATCCGTACCAGCGGGCAGAGGGCAGATACCGACTGATGCCCGGCATGCTGCGGGCCCTGGCTCGCCATGGCGCGTCGATCTCGATCCTCACCAAGGGCACGCTGCTGCGCCGCGACCTGCCGCTGGTCGCGGCGATCGCGCGCGACGTCCCGGTGTCGGTCGCGATGTCGATCGCGATCTTCGACGATGAGCTGCAGCAGCAGGTGGAGCCCGGCACGCCGACCACACGCTCTCGGCTGGAGACCGTGCGCGCCGTGCGCGACGCGGGCCTGGACTGCTCCGTGTTCGCGATGCCCGTGCTCCCGGGGCTCACCGACACCCGCGAGCACCTGGAGCGTGCCTTCGCGTCGATCGCCGAGGCGGGTGCGACGAGCGCGATCGCGACCTCGCTGCATCTGCGGCCCGGCGCCCGCGAGTGGTATCTGGCGTGGCTGCGGAAGGCGCATCCGCACCTCGAGCCGCTCTACGGGCGCATCTACGGCCGCGGCGCCTACGCGAGTCGCGACTACCGCGAGTGGCTGCGCGCGCGCATCCGACCGCTGCTGCGCCAGCACGGCCTGGCGCCCGTGCGCACGATCAGCGGCACGGGCCTCGCCGCTCCCCCGCCGAGGGCGCGGCAGCTGCCGTCCACGAGCGAACGCGTGCCGGTGCCCACGCTGTTCTGA
- a CDS encoding YdcF family protein: protein MSASRRMRVLRPAFWATAIVVAFTALLSRVLRRPVAAWLDTPIEQGGWALLVASALVATAGLGGASLWHAVVLPRLVRVRRVDLLIAALGIAMLALALAIVAAASIDAGVARAMLLLALPLWGAGIASACLAMAIVIHLRRGRAPAALGSVLILGAGLRGREVGPLLRRRVERGAEVWRRSLAARPDARIVVSGGQGTDEVRTEASAMAEHLIRHLRVPAAAIDLEEASTTTRENLELSRPLVTARGRAPLAVVTSEYHAFRTAALLARVGVDGVVIGAWTRRSYLPGAVVREALAVAAEHRWWSAGLALALWMVAAWVLLGQP, encoded by the coding sequence GTGAGCGCGAGTCGACGGATGCGGGTGCTGCGGCCGGCGTTCTGGGCGACGGCGATCGTCGTGGCGTTCACCGCGCTGCTGAGCAGGGTGCTGCGCCGACCCGTCGCCGCGTGGCTGGACACCCCCATCGAGCAGGGCGGATGGGCGCTGCTCGTCGCGTCGGCGCTGGTAGCCACCGCCGGCCTCGGGGGAGCGTCGCTCTGGCATGCCGTCGTGCTGCCCAGGCTCGTGCGCGTGCGTCGCGTCGACCTGCTGATCGCCGCCCTCGGCATCGCGATGCTGGCACTCGCGCTCGCGATCGTGGCCGCGGCGTCGATCGACGCGGGGGTCGCCCGCGCGATGCTGCTGCTCGCGCTGCCGCTCTGGGGCGCCGGCATCGCGAGCGCGTGCCTGGCGATGGCGATCGTCATCCACCTGCGGCGAGGCCGTGCGCCAGCCGCGCTCGGCAGCGTGCTGATCCTGGGCGCCGGGCTGCGCGGCAGGGAGGTCGGTCCGCTGCTGCGCCGCCGCGTCGAGCGGGGCGCCGAGGTGTGGCGGCGCTCGCTCGCCGCTCGGCCGGACGCGCGCATCGTCGTCTCCGGCGGGCAGGGCACCGACGAGGTGCGCACCGAGGCATCGGCGATGGCCGAGCACCTCATCCGGCACCTCCGCGTGCCGGCGGCGGCCATCGATCTCGAGGAGGCCTCCACCACGACGCGGGAGAACCTCGAGCTCTCCCGCCCGCTCGTGACGGCACGTGGCCGGGCGCCGCTCGCGGTGGTGACGAGCGAGTACCACGCGTTCCGCACGGCGGCGCTGCTGGCGAGGGTCGGCGTCGATGGCGTCGTCATCGGTGCGTGGACGCGCCGCTCCTACCTGCCGGGTGCCGTGGTGCGCGAGGCGCTCGCGGTCGCTGCCGAGCATCGCTGGTGGAGCGCGGGGCTCGCCCTCGCGCTGTGGATGGTCGCGGCCTGGGTGCTCCTCGGGCAACCGTAG
- the gatC gene encoding Asp-tRNA(Asn)/Glu-tRNA(Gln) amidotransferase subunit GatC, with translation MTEITREEVQHLAGLARIALSDDEVTSLTTELSQIVDAIATIREVAGDDVPATSHPVPMDNVLRDDAVGETLTHAQAFAGAPGHDGERFRVSAILGEEQ, from the coding sequence TTGACTGAGATCACTCGCGAGGAGGTCCAGCATCTGGCTGGGCTCGCTCGCATCGCGCTGAGCGACGACGAGGTGACGAGCCTGACGACCGAGCTGTCGCAGATCGTCGACGCCATCGCGACGATCCGCGAGGTCGCGGGCGACGACGTTCCTGCCACGAGCCACCCGGTGCCGATGGACAACGTGCTGCGCGACGACGCGGTGGGCGAGACGCTCACGCACGCGCAAGCGTTCGCTGGCGCGCCCGGCCATGACGGCGAGCGATTCCGCGTGAGCGCGATCCTGGGCGAGGAGCAGTGA
- the gatA gene encoding Asp-tRNA(Asn)/Glu-tRNA(Gln) amidotransferase subunit GatA, translated as MAQSPATDLTHMAGHELAALLTSRDISSVEATRAHLDRIAAVDGEIHAFLHVNDGALEQAAAIDARRAAGERLHPLAGSPVAIKDVLCTIGMPSTSGSKILEGWVPPYDATVVARAKAAGLVALGKTNMDEFAMGSSTEHSAYGPTRNPWDPERIPGGSGGGSAAAVAAFEAPFALGSDTGGSIRQPAAVTGTVGVKPTYGAVSRYGAIALASSLDQVGPVSRTVLDSALIHDVIGGFDPHDSTSLKRDWPSFAAAARQGAETASLTGLKVGVVKELDTEGIAPDVQARFRETVQVLTDAGAEVVEVSCPSFEYSVAAYYLILPAEASSNLARFDSVRFGLRVEQSGQTVEDVMAASREAGFGPEVKRRIILGTYALSAGYYDAYYGSAQQVRTLIQRDFEAAFEQVDLLISPAAPTTAFRIGEKIDDPLAMYANDLTTIPANLAGIPGMGLPMGLGDDGMPVGLQLLAPMFEDVRLYRAGATIEALLADRWGGILTTKAPELTGASR; from the coding sequence ATGGCGCAGTCACCCGCGACCGACCTGACTCACATGGCGGGCCACGAGCTCGCCGCGCTGCTGACCTCGCGCGACATCTCCAGCGTCGAGGCCACCCGCGCGCACCTCGACCGCATCGCCGCGGTCGACGGTGAGATCCATGCCTTCCTGCACGTCAACGACGGCGCGCTCGAGCAGGCGGCGGCGATCGATGCGCGTCGCGCCGCGGGGGAGCGGCTCCACCCGCTCGCCGGCAGCCCGGTCGCGATCAAGGACGTGCTGTGCACGATCGGGATGCCGTCGACATCCGGCTCGAAGATCCTCGAGGGCTGGGTGCCTCCCTACGACGCGACTGTCGTCGCCCGCGCGAAGGCCGCGGGCCTCGTCGCGCTCGGCAAGACCAACATGGACGAGTTCGCGATGGGTTCCTCGACGGAGCACTCCGCCTACGGTCCGACGCGCAACCCGTGGGACCCCGAGCGCATCCCGGGCGGGTCGGGGGGCGGCTCCGCGGCCGCCGTGGCCGCCTTCGAAGCGCCCTTCGCGCTCGGCTCCGACACCGGCGGGTCGATCCGTCAGCCGGCCGCGGTCACCGGAACGGTCGGCGTCAAGCCCACCTATGGCGCCGTGAGTCGCTACGGCGCGATCGCGCTCGCCTCCAGCCTCGACCAGGTGGGTCCCGTCTCGCGCACGGTGCTCGACTCGGCGCTCATCCACGACGTGATCGGCGGCTTCGACCCGCACGACTCGACGAGCCTCAAGCGCGACTGGCCGTCGTTCGCGGCCGCGGCCCGGCAGGGCGCCGAGACCGCCAGCCTCACGGGGCTGAAGGTCGGCGTGGTGAAGGAGCTCGACACCGAGGGCATCGCTCCCGACGTCCAGGCGCGCTTCCGCGAGACCGTGCAGGTGCTCACGGACGCCGGCGCCGAGGTGGTCGAGGTCTCGTGCCCGTCCTTCGAGTACTCGGTCGCGGCCTACTACCTGATCCTGCCCGCCGAGGCCTCGTCGAACCTGGCTCGGTTCGACTCCGTGCGCTTCGGCCTGCGCGTCGAGCAGTCGGGCCAGACCGTCGAGGACGTGATGGCGGCCAGCCGTGAGGCCGGATTCGGTCCCGAGGTCAAGCGCCGCATCATCCTCGGCACCTACGCGCTGTCGGCCGGCTACTACGACGCCTACTACGGCTCCGCGCAGCAGGTGCGCACGCTCATCCAGCGCGACTTCGAGGCCGCGTTCGAGCAGGTCGACCTGCTCATCAGCCCTGCTGCACCGACCACGGCGTTCAGGATCGGCGAGAAGATCGACGACCCGCTGGCGATGTACGCGAACGACCTCACCACGATTCCCGCGAACCTCGCCGGCATCCCCGGGATGGGGCTGCCCATGGGGCTCGGGGACGACGGGATGCCCGTCGGGCTGCAGCTGCTCGCCCCGATGTTCGAGGACGTGCGGCTGTATCGCGCGGGCGCGACCATCGAGGCGCTGCTCGCGGACCGCTGGGGCGGCATCCTCACCACCAAGGCACCGGAGCTGACAGGAGCGTCACGATGA
- the gatB gene encoding Asp-tRNA(Asn)/Glu-tRNA(Gln) amidotransferase subunit GatB, with protein MKAKLMDFDKALELFEPVLGFEVHVELGTRTKMFSAAPNPAHPDFHDAAPNTLIDPLSLGLPGSLPVTNALAVRYSISLGLALGCEIAERCRFARKNYFYPDTPKNYQISQYDEPIAFDGRVEIELASGRQVTVPIERAHMEEDAGKLTHVGGSTGRIQGAEYSLVDYNRAGVPLVEIVTNMIFGAEHDAPEIASAYVRAVRDIVLSLGISEARMERGNLRCDANVSLRPRGSQQLGTRTETKNVNSMRSVERAVRYEIQRQAAILADGGTITQETRHWHEDTGATSPGRPKSDADDYRYFPEPDLLPVAPSRELVEELRAELPEQPVTRRRRLKAEWGFTDLEFQDVVNGDMLHLVDATVAAGASPQAARKWWTGEIARVANDRGVEAASLVEPEHVAELQQLVDAGTLNDRLARQALEGVMAGEGSPTDVAEARGLQVVNDESALVAAVDEALAAQPDVLQKIRDGKVQAAGAVIGAVMKAMRGQADAARVREIVLERAGG; from the coding sequence ATGAAGGCCAAGCTGATGGACTTCGACAAGGCGCTCGAGCTGTTCGAGCCCGTCCTCGGCTTCGAGGTGCATGTCGAGCTGGGCACGCGGACCAAGATGTTCTCGGCGGCGCCCAACCCAGCGCATCCGGACTTCCACGATGCGGCGCCCAACACGCTCATCGACCCGCTCAGCCTCGGCCTGCCTGGCAGCCTGCCGGTGACGAATGCGCTCGCGGTGCGCTACTCGATCTCGCTCGGGCTCGCGCTCGGCTGCGAGATTGCCGAGCGCTGCCGCTTCGCGCGCAAGAACTACTTCTACCCCGATACGCCGAAGAACTACCAGATCTCGCAGTACGACGAGCCCATCGCCTTCGACGGCCGGGTGGAGATCGAGCTCGCGAGCGGGCGCCAGGTGACCGTGCCGATCGAGCGCGCGCACATGGAGGAGGACGCCGGCAAGCTCACGCACGTCGGTGGCTCGACCGGCAGGATCCAGGGCGCCGAGTACTCCCTCGTCGACTACAACCGAGCCGGCGTGCCGCTGGTAGAGATCGTCACGAACATGATCTTCGGCGCCGAGCACGATGCGCCCGAGATCGCCAGCGCCTACGTGCGCGCTGTCCGCGACATCGTGCTCTCGCTCGGCATCTCCGAGGCGCGCATGGAGCGCGGCAACCTGCGCTGCGACGCCAACGTCTCGCTGCGACCGCGCGGGTCGCAGCAGCTCGGCACGCGCACCGAGACGAAGAACGTCAACTCGATGCGCTCCGTCGAGCGAGCGGTGCGCTACGAGATCCAGCGGCAGGCTGCGATCCTCGCCGACGGTGGCACGATCACGCAGGAGACCCGGCACTGGCACGAGGACACCGGCGCGACGAGCCCCGGCCGCCCGAAGTCGGACGCCGACGACTACCGATACTTCCCGGAGCCCGACCTGCTGCCGGTGGCGCCGAGCCGCGAGCTGGTGGAGGAGCTGCGGGCCGAGCTGCCCGAGCAGCCCGTCACTCGCCGCCGACGGCTGAAGGCCGAGTGGGGCTTCACCGATCTGGAGTTCCAGGATGTCGTCAACGGCGACATGCTGCACCTGGTCGACGCGACGGTCGCCGCGGGCGCCTCGCCGCAGGCCGCGCGCAAGTGGTGGACGGGTGAGATCGCCCGAGTCGCGAACGACCGCGGTGTCGAGGCGGCGAGCCTCGTCGAGCCCGAGCACGTCGCCGAGCTGCAGCAGCTCGTCGACGCGGGCACGCTCAACGATCGCCTCGCTCGGCAGGCGCTCGAGGGCGTGATGGCGGGCGAGGGGAGCCCGACCGACGTCGCCGAGGCGCGCGGCCTGCAGGTCGTCAACGACGAGTCGGCGCTGGTCGCCGCCGTCGACGAGGCCCTGGCCGCACAGCCCGACGTGCTGCAGAAGATCCGCGACGGCAAGGTGCAGGCCGCCGGAGCCGTCATCGGCGCCGTGATGAAGGCGATGCGCGGCCAGGCGGACGCGGCGCGGGTGCGCGAGATCGTGCTGGAGCGTGCAGGCGGCTGA
- a CDS encoding GlsB/YeaQ/YmgE family stress response membrane protein: MGILGWIVLGLVAGAIAKLILPGKQGGGWIMTLILGVVGALLGGFLGSVLFNVGIDEFWSLSTWLLAIGGSIVVLLIWGLLTKNRGRANA, from the coding sequence ATGGGAATTCTCGGTTGGATCGTTCTCGGCCTCGTGGCCGGCGCCATCGCGAAGCTCATCCTCCCCGGCAAGCAGGGCGGCGGCTGGATCATGACGCTCATCCTGGGCGTCGTCGGCGCACTGCTCGGCGGCTTCCTCGGCTCGGTGCTCTTCAACGTTGGCATCGACGAGTTCTGGTCGCTGTCGACGTGGCTGCTCGCCATCGGTGGCTCGATCGTCGTGCTGCTGATCTGGGGCCTGCTCACCAAGAACCGTGGACGCGCGAACGCCTGA
- a CDS encoding TIGR03560 family F420-dependent LLM class oxidoreductase, translating into MDFRIFTEPQQGASYDELLAAALRTEQLGFDGFFRSDHYLRMGDGDPGYGPTDAWTTLAGLARDTQRVRLGTLVSSVTYRVPGILAVQVANVDQMSGGRVELGLGTGWFAEEHAAYGIPFPQRRFDLLEEQLAVVTGMWETPKGARFSFDGTHYVIVDSPALPKPTQDRLPVIVGGLGERRTPRLAAQFADEHNLPFPALDRIRPLFAALDRAIETEQRSRPVVRSVALVACVGEDEATVRRRAEAIGRDPEELREHGIAGTRAEVEDRLAALAAAGVERVYLQTLDLSDLDHIDDLAGFAGIDRV; encoded by the coding sequence ATGGACTTCCGCATCTTCACCGAGCCCCAGCAGGGCGCCTCCTACGACGAGCTGCTCGCTGCCGCGCTCCGCACCGAACAGCTCGGCTTCGACGGGTTCTTCCGCTCCGACCACTACTTGCGCATGGGCGACGGCGATCCCGGCTACGGGCCGACGGATGCGTGGACGACGCTCGCGGGGCTCGCGCGCGATACCCAGCGCGTGCGCCTCGGCACGCTCGTCTCCTCCGTCACCTACCGCGTGCCGGGCATCCTCGCGGTGCAGGTGGCGAACGTCGACCAGATGTCGGGCGGGCGCGTCGAGCTCGGGCTCGGCACCGGCTGGTTCGCCGAGGAGCACGCCGCCTACGGCATCCCGTTCCCGCAGCGCCGCTTCGACCTGCTCGAGGAGCAGCTGGCGGTCGTGACCGGCATGTGGGAGACCCCGAAGGGGGCGCGCTTCTCGTTCGACGGCACGCACTACGTGATCGTCGACTCCCCCGCGCTGCCGAAGCCGACGCAGGATCGCCTGCCGGTGATCGTCGGCGGCCTCGGTGAGCGGCGCACGCCGCGACTCGCGGCGCAGTTCGCGGATGAGCACAATCTGCCGTTCCCCGCACTGGATCGCATCCGCCCGCTCTTCGCAGCGCTCGATCGCGCGATCGAGACCGAGCAGCGATCGCGACCGGTCGTGCGCTCCGTCGCGCTCGTGGCCTGTGTCGGCGAGGACGAGGCGACGGTGCGCCGTCGTGCCGAGGCGATCGGGCGAGACCCCGAGGAGCTGCGCGAGCACGGCATCGCAGGCACCCGAGCCGAGGTGGAGGATCGCCTGGCGGCACTGGCGGCCGCTGGCGTCGAGCGCGTCTACCTGCAGACGCTCGATCTGAGCGACCTCGACCACATCGACGATCTTGCGGGATTCGCGGGCATCGACCGGGTATGA
- a CDS encoding LLM class F420-dependent oxidoreductase, whose protein sequence is MDYGYMLGYWKAGPPAGALDAVQEAERLGFDSVWTAEAYGSDAFTPLAWWGAQTSTIKLATGIAQLSARTPASTAMTAMTLDHLSGGRVILGLGVSGPQVVEGWYGQRFPKPLARTREYVAILRSVMAREALVEAPGPQLPLPRTGEGTTGLGKPLISTLHPLRPHIPIHLAAEGPRNTALAAEIADGWLPFLFSPDRDAEARALLAEGFAKRDAALPSAEAFEVSVPVPIVVDNDLEVAADRLRPMIALYVGGMGAKGANFHFDAVARLGFEAECLEIQEHYLAGRKADAIAAVPMRLIDEIALVGPAARIRDGLERWEESVVTRMLVQGDVRALRAIAQLRG, encoded by the coding sequence ATGGACTACGGCTACATGCTCGGCTACTGGAAGGCGGGGCCCCCCGCGGGCGCGCTGGACGCGGTGCAGGAGGCGGAGCGCCTCGGCTTCGACTCCGTCTGGACGGCGGAGGCATACGGCTCCGACGCCTTCACGCCGCTCGCGTGGTGGGGCGCGCAGACCTCGACAATCAAGCTGGCGACCGGCATCGCGCAGCTCTCGGCTCGCACGCCTGCGTCGACCGCGATGACGGCGATGACGCTCGACCACCTCTCCGGCGGGCGCGTGATCCTGGGCCTGGGCGTGAGCGGACCGCAGGTCGTGGAGGGCTGGTACGGGCAGCGATTCCCGAAGCCGCTGGCGCGCACGCGCGAATACGTGGCGATCCTGCGCAGCGTCATGGCGCGCGAAGCACTTGTCGAGGCGCCCGGGCCGCAGCTGCCGCTGCCGCGCACCGGTGAGGGCACGACCGGGCTCGGCAAGCCGCTCATCTCGACCCTGCATCCGCTGCGCCCGCACATCCCGATCCATCTCGCCGCCGAGGGTCCCCGCAACACGGCGCTCGCGGCCGAGATCGCTGATGGCTGGCTGCCGTTCCTGTTCTCGCCCGATCGCGACGCGGAGGCGCGCGCCCTGCTGGCCGAGGGCTTCGCGAAGCGCGACGCAGCGCTGCCGTCCGCCGAGGCGTTCGAGGTCTCGGTGCCGGTGCCGATCGTGGTCGACAACGACCTCGAGGTCGCGGCGGATCGGCTGCGTCCGATGATCGCGCTGTACGTCGGTGGCATGGGCGCGAAGGGCGCCAACTTTCACTTCGACGCCGTCGCGCGGCTCGGCTTCGAGGCGGAGTGCCTGGAGATCCAGGAGCACTACCTCGCCGGGCGCAAGGCCGACGCGATCGCCGCGGTGCCGATGCGGCTGATCGACGAGATCGCGCTCGTGGGGCCGGCCGCGCGCATCCGCGATGGCCTCGAGCGCTGGGAGGAGTCGGTGGTGACGCGGATGCTCGTGCAGGGCGACGTGCGCGCGCTGCGGGCGATCGCGCAGCTGCGCGGCTGA
- a CDS encoding DUF3097 family protein — MDWDSWGGDVLSAEAKAARTPAPPKRVPAERELVVERHDGYVGAVVRVEAGSVHLEDRRGTVRAFPLGRGFYVDGVEIELVPAVAAVAAGPTRTASGSRAVSGLQARVALPSRILVEGVHDAELVEQVWGQDLRVEGVVVEPLHGADDLAAIVAEFAPSRSRRLGILLDHLVPGSKESRIAEAVTRGPHGAHVRIVGHPFIDIWQSIKPVRLGIQAWPDVPKGEDWKRGTLRRLGMPHGSQDDVGRAWQRIRSRVRDWNDLEPELLGRVEELIDFVTAQE, encoded by the coding sequence ATGGACTGGGACAGCTGGGGCGGCGACGTGCTCTCCGCGGAGGCCAAGGCGGCGCGCACGCCGGCGCCGCCGAAGCGGGTGCCTGCCGAGCGCGAGCTGGTGGTCGAGCGCCACGACGGCTATGTCGGTGCCGTCGTGCGAGTCGAGGCCGGCAGCGTGCACCTCGAGGATCGGCGCGGCACGGTGCGCGCCTTCCCGCTCGGGCGCGGCTTCTACGTCGACGGTGTCGAGATCGAGCTGGTGCCGGCGGTCGCCGCTGTCGCCGCCGGGCCCACCCGCACCGCATCCGGCTCGCGCGCGGTCTCTGGCCTGCAGGCGCGGGTCGCGCTGCCGAGCCGCATCCTCGTGGAGGGCGTGCATGACGCCGAGCTCGTCGAGCAGGTCTGGGGTCAGGACCTGCGTGTCGAGGGCGTGGTCGTGGAGCCGCTGCACGGCGCCGACGACCTGGCGGCGATCGTCGCCGAGTTCGCCCCTAGCCGCAGTCGGCGGCTGGGCATCCTGCTCGACCACCTGGTGCCGGGCTCGAAGGAGTCGCGGATCGCTGAGGCCGTGACCCGCGGGCCCCATGGGGCGCACGTGCGCATCGTCGGGCATCCGTTCATCGACATCTGGCAGTCGATCAAGCCCGTGCGGCTCGGGATCCAGGCGTGGCCCGATGTGCCGAAGGGCGAGGACTGGAAGCGCGGCACCCTGCGGCGCCTCGGCATGCCGCACGGGAGTCAGGACGACGTGGGGCGGGCTTGGCAGCGCATCCGCTCGCGCGTGCGCGACTGGAACGACCTCGAGCCGGAGCTGCTCGGCCGCGTCGAGGAGCTCATCGATTTCGTGACTGCGCAGGAGTGA